The Falco biarmicus isolate bFalBia1 chromosome 1, bFalBia1.pri, whole genome shotgun sequence DNA segment GCCTGTATCAACAAGGTAAGAATCGCCACCAATGCTTTTGGGACTTAAGAACAACAACTACTCACTGATGTTTTTCAATTATTAGAAAGAACCCTCCAAACGTCTTCCCACAGCATGCCCAATTGTTCAAGACAATACAGCTTTATTTCCAAGACCAGAAACAAGCTTACTCCCTCTGAGGAACGACTTTTTAAATCATCTCCCACGACctggcttcattttctttatttacatatGTTATTTCACTGTGtatcaagaaaacagaatatgtgcggagaaaacagaaacatactGCAGGATTAGACACACAGAGTTGTGAATTTGAAGTAAGCTGCCTATTGGCATCTGTAAGATCAGTACAGCAACAAAACAGTATCGAAACACACTGCAATAATAGAAATGTCTTTACTGAAATGTCAcctctttttgcatttttaactgTCAAACCCAAACCTTGCTTAATCTGAGGCTGGAAAATGAGACAAGAGACTGTGGGctaattctgcttttgttgaaaTCAGTGAGAATCCTCCTATTCCAGTGGAAACGAGATTCAGCCCAGAACATAGGAAGCCAAGCAAGCGTGCAGAAGACACCTCAGAATTTCTTTGCATGGATTTTTACCTACAGGCCTTATCCAGACTGACACATACAAAGCACACAAACCATGGGAGCCTCTGATGCAACAGTGTGCTTTTAGGCCAGAGGTGTTAGCACCAGAACTCAAGgggaaatgacaaaaaaaaaaaaaaatcaccctgcAATACAGGAACTAGAGAGCTGCTCAGTGGGAACAGAGAATCCTCATAAATAACATATCCCACTCCGCAAACCATCCCattctctcctccccagcaaGAATGAGTAGTCTTCACCTGAAGTCTAAGGTAGCTCTGTATGAACCGAGAAGACTATTCGGATGGAGAGCAGAGGCAACAATTCAAGGGCAACCTAAGCAGCCATACAGGTaacatggaaaggaaagaacTGTGCCACACAGAAGTCCTGTTCTCTGAGCTACGTCAGTGTTTTTCATCTCTACTGTTCATCACTGAACACTGAACAAAACACCCGTCTTGTTTTTGCTAATCCATCTCTGCAAGTACTTAACCAGTCTAAAGCCAGCACAGCTTCAAAACAGCTGTCAAGCTTCAAAATAtacctcctcctttcttcttcgCAAACACAGGACTCGTGTCCCAAAGGGACCATTTTATGTCACATGCTCCCTGGTATGATCTCCTATTGATAATGTACAAAGTCAGGTGTTTACAGGCAGCATGGGATTTGTCTGTGGGCAAATCCTCCAGTCCTTGCCATCAAAGGGAGGCTAGAACATACACACTGCGGCTGTAACATCAAGGTGATCCTGCCTTCCGGCTACCTAGACAACGCTACAGCCAGTCTCGCAAGATGCTCCTCCTGACTGTGAGCTAACAGCAGAAACTATGAACTCTGGCTAACAGTTGTACCAAATTGTATAAGTTAAACTGCACAAATGTGCTAGACAACACATTCTGCCTGCCTTAAGGGGAAAAAGCCCTGCTTTTTATTAAGGACTATACTAATGGCAGAGTTAAAGTTCCAACTGCATGCCTGACGGCTGGAAAAATTTCCTGAACTTTAGTAAGTTGCCCAGAACAACTTTTAGAACATGACTAGAGTAGATGGAAAGCATGTGAGCACAGGTCATTTTGTCAGTAATGTTGTACATACCTCTAGCCACAACAAGACAAAGCCTAAAGCAAAGCCTCCATACAAAGCAAAACCTACACCCAAAGAGACAGCCAGCCTTCTGGCTTCCTTCCTTATAAAAAGGAGTGGTGAAGATGACATGCTCTGAACTGATAAACATAGGGAGTAAAGTTTACAGCCAAAAAAATTCTAGATAATAAAACCTGCAAGCTCTCTATGGGCCTCAACTTGACAGTGTCCAAAAATCAGTTCCAAGCACCCAATTCAAGTTATCTGGCCTTTCTTCAACTACCAGTTGGGCCAGTTCTACTAATGCTTTTCTGACTGATGCTTAACTCCCAGGAAACAGCTGAAATCTGAAAGGTCTCCACACCAATCTCTACACCAAACTATTTTACATCCTTATTAATCCATACTTGCTTTCAGTCACTTACAAATAGAAAAGTTTCATTGCAAGTTGTTGAAAAAGTGGCAGCAATCAATTCCTCCTTGGAGTATACACCGTGGTATGATACcgttaaaggaaaaatataaccCCGGTAGTTAGATATAGATAGCGCAGCTCCAGGAGGGAAGACATACCCCTGCTGAATGAACCATGCATTTTGGTGCCCCTGTTGTGCCTGACGAATACATGATAAAGAGAGGATGACTGAAAGGCAGCTGTTCAAACTCCAGCTGAGGGGCCTGGTCTCCTTTCCCGGTAGCAAGGAAGTCTTCTAAAAAGACACTGCAtaagagggggggaaagaaacatttcaaaaaaatatttgaaaaacattacCCCAGCCCATATATAGGACTTCCTCTGTATCTAACAGCTCTTTTATGATAAGCTGTATCTTCACACTATGTACAGTACTTGTATTCCCAGTCTTTCTACTCTTCAAAttgctgattattttatttcctttcttggttttaaagtaaaacattaGTATAGTAATTGAGATGTGACTCCAAAAGTATCTAACCTCCATAACCCAGGgcagttaaaaagcaaaacaaattatcCCTAAAAGTGTCACTTACATTATTAATTAGTCATTTCTGGAAGCCACGTTCTTCTCCCTTCTATATCCTATTGAATTTTGCCTTAATTTAAGAATCATTAATACCAACAGTGATTTTGTAGAAGCAAAACGTCTGCAGCAACATACTACTACTGTTTTCAGTATGAAGCTGGACCCACATTACAAACACTGGCTAAATGCTAGCTTTTGAAACTGCCTGACCTCTTGAACTTGCGATAGGTATCAGCATCCATCTCATCCCCCCTTAGGACAGTCACAGCTCACAAGCTCCCATTACCTGTTTGGAATCTTAGAAATATCTATGGCTTCCCTTGAGGAGACATACGGAATCACCACCACTTTTTTTACATCTGGAAGCcctggaagaaggaagaaaaaaaaattatttcctacaTTCAGTTACATAAAAcaaaggccttttctgcccGATTGGACCGTTCAGTGTAATGCACTAAGCAACAGAAACAATTCTGATGCGCCAAGTACTGAAACCCCAAAAGACTGAATTGTTACCTAAGAGATAGTTTCCTCAATATTGCCAgccctttaaaaatacatgtgtaaACCTGCAAGCTTTAGTGATGTAATACCTCTTCATTTGCCTTCAGCAGCACTTCACttgggcttaaaaaaaaaccacccagcaTCATCAGTCCCCGTTCCCCCACTTACACTGCTGATTTATGGTGATATGTTTAAGCTAGCAAAAGAGTGATAGAATTACACAAAAGACTGGTTAGTTTTTATTCACATCAGTTCTGAAATCCTAAGTGGCCACAGAGATACCGTAAAGTAGGAAGGACAGTGACAAGCAGCTCAAAAATGACACTTTtaatggcagtgcagcctttGAGCGCTCACACAACTGCAGCATGACTAAGACTAGATGGTATGCAATGAAATACCTTTCACCACACTGAGCAGCTTTTCCAGGTGGTTATGTTCTTTGCCATTGTATATAACAGCTTCAACAGAGAAGATGAGCTTAGGCTGAATTTGGGAAAATCTGTCCAGTACACCCTAAGGACACAGAGAAAAGTTAGTTAAAGAATGGAATTAAATTGCTACAGTAGGAAAATGCACTGGATGCTAAAAGCAAATCTAAATTCAAGAAAGGAGTAGAGTCAAGAATTAGCAGGAGAATTGTTAAAAGACTGCCAGTTTGTCTTCCACTCTCCCAAGATCTTCAAAGTACAACAGGTTTGTAACAATTTATTTCATGACCCCCAAATATATCAACCAACAACAAAGATAAAACCACCACAGATCACAGGACATTGTTCACTGAAAGATCAAGTTCACAAAGCAGTTAAAATTTCACCGTGGAAGTCAGACTTACAAACTCACCTTAAGAGGATAAGCACCTGTGATGTGAGCAGGAGTTAAGCACTTAATTTACCTGAAGGTCCACAACACTCCTGTCTGCATCTGCAGGCAGGTGCTCTCTATGCCCTTGTGAACTGCCCCAGGGCTGCTTTGACAATGTCCCAGTAGTTTGGTAGTctcactgggggaaaaaaaaaaaagccaccagtCTTCCAGAGGATGTGTTTATCACATGGCAAGGTGGCACTTCATAGGAACTGACCGCTTTGCTCTGCTACAATTAACAAAGGAAACCGTGCCACTGATTTCTACCAGAACAACTAGATATTGAAAACGTACGTACATACTACCAACAAGCCTACCACAGCTCCTTTAGAACCTCTAGGGAAGGACACGTTcaaatgctgaattttcagGTGTCCTCCAGCTTACACTGTACTCAGGAATTCACCACAGCTATTATCACATTTGAGAGAAAAAATccttctggtattttttttttttttccctaggtaCACTGCATGCAGCAGCATGCCAGAAATAGATCTTTTTGTATTCAACAGCAAGAAGTAAATCCTTCTACTAAAAAGCTCTCAGCACACAGTCATGTTCATTCCTCTCTAGCTACATTACTTGAAACATTAAGAACAAGATTATTCTGTATTGTAAAATTGTCAGCTAACTGTTCAAGAACAGTATCCTAaatcatactgaaaaaaaaaccctcaagacTTCAGTTGTGTTTATtcttcacagcattttttatttctctccatctcctgctttgtcctctgttttgcaGCCAAAGCGAGACAAATTATTACCAAATCAAAAGACCAATGCAAAAACATTACAGTCAACTAATCTCTACTAAActcctcctttcccagctggGCTGGTCAGGGTTACAAGAGAGGCTGCTGCAAAAGTACAGAGGTCCTGCCCCAACAACTTCTCCCTGTTGTCTTTTTAGGCAAGCTCACTGACCACCACAGGCGAGGTACAGGGATATGGCAAAATATGAACACGGACCTGTCTGCTAAGTATGTCACTTAACAGctttccctcctgccaccccgAGATGCACTTCCTCTTCCTTGCTCACATCACAAGAAAATAGAGTGACAATGCATTGACACCTAACTTGATCAATtagttcaaaacaaaaatcaccagAATCTGTTTTGGTGGCAGAAGAGGGTTTCAAGAAGCCCTTAACACATTACCTAACACACTCAGACATGTAGGCttaatgcattaaaattacTCTCTAAGGGAGTATGAAATCGAGTTTCCTGCTATTTTAGGTATGTTATCATACCTACTTCATACCATTTTCAAAGAACAGACCAAGCAGCCAAATCACACATAGCATGTGTGCGcttatgtatgtgtgcatatgtatgcatgtatacaCATTCACGCTGAGCACAGAGCATACATACCCTATATCCATGCTGTctgatgtttaaaaacaaagaccaATGAGAGGACTAAGGGTATTCTAACAGAAGAATCAAATTTGAAGAGAAATGCAAATCAGAAGCTGGGATAACTACAATTCTCAGGGTTTTACCAATCCTGCTAACACACCCAGTTGGATTCATTAGCACTGGCAAGATCAAATCCCACAGGGCAGCCTGGTATGATACAAAGGCAATACAAACAGATGGAATAGGTAACTGCGACACTGGAACTTTAATCCAACCAGATGGCTCAGCAAGGAACTGCTTTCACGAAAATCATGAAAAGCTCAGGTAAAACAGATATGGCTCGTTCTAGTCTATGAGCCTCAAATCCGGTACTAAAGGTTGAGAAGGACCCCATGAACGGAGCTGCCCTGGCTTTGCTAGGGCTCACCAAAGGTTTCTCACAGACCCAAGAGCACAGCCTCTTTTTAAACTTACATATCCAACTTCTTATGCACAGGCTGCAAAGAACCACTTTCCTATTAATATATGTAAATGGATAACAGGGACtagagaaatgaagcaaaagctgCCAAGAGTGGCGTTCTGCGTGGGAGGGAGCTCACTGGTTCTCTGACGGCAGACTTCCTGAACGCTTGCACAGTCTTCAGAGGTATGGCATTCAGAGCCTGCAACGTGTAGGCAGTTCCGAACAGTGACGTTTTCTAAGCTTCacaaaatatatacacacaattGGGtttgaaatattgaaaatgCTACACTAtttcccaaaacacaaacaaaatcttCATTTATGTTAACAGGACTAACGCAACTGCACAGAAGCAGGAATATATTTTCCTTAGGGTGGAAGCCAATATCCCTGAGAACCTCTGCTGATCTCCCTCAAGATTTTAGGGTTTGAATTCATACACCAACACATGCTGCCAAGCCAAAGGAGAATAAATGATATCAATGGCACTGCTGCTCCAAGGCTaagttttttaatgaaactatCACAAAAACTAAGTAAGCTGGGCACTGAAAATAACAGCACATCAACGTGGACAGAAAACACACCAGTACTCTGTAATGCAAGCAAAATGAACAATCTTCCCCCAGATGAGAGATCAAATcacattgcaaagaaaatactCCATACTGTCATTTTCTGagcaagcagaaaatatttgtagaacAGATTGATCATTACGTGCTGTAATGacttttttaatcatttttttttcccaatgatACAACCTCGAGTGCGAGAAAGCGGAATGCTGCTGCCCTCTAGCGCTAATCCAGAGAGGACAGTTCCCTACATCTAACCAGCTACGGGGGTTAAACACTGAGACTGAGGGTACGCattacctaaaaaaaaccccacctttggtattttctctgttctgcagtgCAAAAAAAGCATGATTTCAAGCACATTTTAGATAGAACACTCCATTTTAGAAGTGATTCGCACCTGTTGCTGCTTATGACGTGTGCTAAAGACTTtccaaagaaagtaaaatacgTTCCCAAAGCTTCCAGTGAACACTGCAACATCTGCTTGGATATCATAATGATATCGCAAAAATTTTTACCGTATTTTACACGCAGCATTTATTCCTATGCTAAAAAGAATTGAGTTAGTGATATTAGCCTGAAATCCCTCGCCTTGTTGGCAAACAAAGCCTCCTCGAGGAAACCAGGTGGGATAGTGCTCAGTTTAACCACGcagaaggcagaggaaggaactACTTGGGCAAAGGAACTGGATCGTGGCTAAGCAGCCTGGGAAAAGATTTGGGAATGAAGGGCCAAGTCCCAGACAACTGTTGCATTGCTGCTCATTTGCACAATTAATAGAAGCTCACCAAGACCATGGATTCTGCCTGAAAATATCCCCCTGTGAGTCAGCTAAAAGATACTCGAATTACTACGCTGAAAGTCATTATTGACAACTGAAAGCACGAGTTTTCATTCAGTTTGTGgtagccagaaaaaaaaaaatatctggtgTACTTGGCTGTGCCAGGAGATGGCAGTAAGGCTAAAGCAAACAGGATCTATATCCCGCACTGTCACTTTCACGTCTGTCTCAAACAGGAGGAGAGCTTTTCTACACCACCTGATAATACAGCTACTCACGTTAATGCCAAAGTCCGGTGATGCTGAACTCCAGATAGCACCAATACTTGCAGCAGCGAGCATTGCTTCCACCGCATGAATGCGGTTTGGTAAGTAACCTATGGCAGAATTTGAACGGTTAGAGACTGAAGAAActaaaaaccacaaaatctTAACAGTAAACATAACGTATACAATCGCCACTTCAAACAGACCAAAAATGAAAAGTCCCAGACTGAAGGATCCTTTGAAATTTTCCACACAATCGTCACTTCCTCCTTCGAAGTCAAATCAGTTGCACAAGGAGTAAGACACAATCCCTTTTATAAAAAGAGTTGTATCCATTTCTCTATCTACAAGGTTACTCCCAATTTACAAAAGTTTCTGCTTAATTAATGAGACTTTCAGGATAAGAGGGCAGCATGCTCCACAGAACAactgggagagagagaaaaagtttGTGGATTGAATAGGCTACATAGAGACTAAGGATACAGCACCAAGCAGGGGAACAGAACAGGTCTGTAGAAACACCCCTTAGAAAAGGAACAAGTAGCTGGAAGCAAAGGTTATAAATACTCAGTTCAAAAGTGGGGATGCCACTTTACAAAGCTAAACATTGTCTGGTAGACACTACCAGAATCTTaaacacaaacaagcaaaaccagcgTCTCAGCTGATAAGGAAGTAATACAGTGTGACAAGCCCTGGAACATCATCACACCAATGGAGCTCTTCAGGCTTATCTCATCAACTTACAGGAAGATTTCAAGGTTTAAATTCAGTTTACCAAGGCACACGGAAGAACCAAACATCAAGAAAGTTACATTTTCAGTGGGCTCCATTTGACCAGCTCTCCAGAAGGTGCTGGGTGGCTGAGACTGACTCTCAACTGATCAGAATCCAACCcacaaatgaaaacatgcaGTCAAAATTCACCAACTACACTAAGGTAGATCAAAGATCTCTTAAGCAACCAAGAAGATGCCCAAGTCCTTAAAAAAGGCACATGACAGGCCTAATTACAGTACTTGGACACCTAATTAGAATTCAGTGTttgaaagcaaactgaaatggcaataaaaatgctttccaacccactaaaaaagcagcaagcactgACAGATCTTGGACTGCAGTGCAAGCTGCAGGTGCTCCACAACTATCTATCAGACAGCAAACGCTCACTAGTGCTAGGCACTTTTGAAAGATAGATTATTTAGGGATGTACGTTTCAGGACAGGAACTAAGGTCCCAGACCTTAATAGCTATTTCTGCTATGTTAACTTTATCAAGTAGGAGGGTACTAAGCTTGATTTTTGCCAGTGTGCctacagcttgaaaaaaatccatccttTTTCAACTTTGTAAGAAgtagactttaaaaaaaaacccttgaactGAGGTTTTTCTTCGCAATTCAAAAGTCAGTGAAATCTGTTTCTTAAACCAGCTTGACCACTTCAGTCAGTCTCTAAACTGCTGTGGTTTTGAGAGTAGCAACTCCGAAAGCAGCACTATGACTTAAGGCCAacaatttctggaaaaaacacacaactgaGTAAAAACTCATACCATGTTAAGATATAAATTACTCCCTAGAACTGCCTATAGTTTGTGGCGTTCAATAATTATATAGTATAATACTATATAGTTATGTAATATATATAGTCCATCCCTTCGAAGCCAGCTTCCTGTCACCAGCCTCATTTCCACCAGGCTTCACCAGATCCATTCTTACTACACCGGAACTGGGTCACAGATTTTCCCATTCTCTCTGAACTGGTAGGTGATGATTCtacatttatatacacatacataggATCAGAGAGGTTTCTTCCAATACCTCTATACAGTAAAATGCAAGTGATAAGTATTTCTTCTCCAGCAGTAAGCTTACAGAAGACTGTTCTGTTGTCTCATATTGTTTCTGAACAGCTATCTGAACAGCACTAACACATGTAATTCAAAACCTGATCCCTATGCATCAGAAATCAGAATCCAAGACTTCTAACGCCTACACAATCAATCCATAGTTCTGCGTAATTTTCTCTCCTCATGAGCTGTAGGAGTTCGTTGTTTATTGTTGAGCTATTAAGAAGCATCACTGCTTGGTCTTACGATAAGGATTAGGTCCAGCAGAAGGGAAGCTCAGAATACAACTCCCTAGGGAAGCACTCACTCACCCGCATAGAAGCTAATCCCATCAAACAGAGATTAGAATCGTGTTTAAGTTACCAAAGTCAGCAAACACAGGGAAGGGACATTGTCTTAATATCACCACCCTCAGCACGGAGTACGTCCAGATTTTACCAGACTTAAAtcttctccagcacagcaaaaaaaaataagactgagCTGCAGTgttccagaaaagcaaaattccGAGTCTCCCATTCATATAACTTTCCTTGCTGTTGACAACACAGTAAGAAGAGTTAATTCCTACCTACGCCCCATGTAGTCCTGAGCATTCgcaagaaaaaaaggcatagtAAGAGAGTGGGAAAGGCAATATCAAGTAACAGTGCCAAAAGGCTTGCTGAAGGCAGGCATTAGGCAAGTGTTTATAACAAGTGTGAAGTAATAGCTCAAATAGAGTGATGCTGAACGCAGCATGATCTCCACTACCTAAACGAATTCAAGCACATTCTAAGACAACTTTAATTTGCCATAAACCTGCAGAACTATCTATAGTCCCAGAGCatgttttgctgggtttttgcAGAGCTGTACTGTAGATTCTGCAGAGTTCCCgacttcattttcctcttttcctcctcaccCAAGCCAGTTTATTTCCAGGACTCATAAAAAGGAGAGCTGTTTTAAGGCCTAGTCCAGTGAACTACAACTATAAGccattaattttttcttacttgctgCATACAGTGCAATCTTGTCATTGTCCTTGTGCTTCAGAAGATTTTCTGCATAGTTCAGACGGCTGCCTTTAAACCATTCCGGGACATCTGCAATACTTTTGGATGTATCAAccacctgaaaataaaataacgtATTAGCGGAAAACTgcaatgtaatttctttttcagagcatTGTACAGAAATCAGCTCATTAATTCCAAGCTCTTCATACACTCCACCAGGCAAGAATCATTTTTCCCAGCTTACAGATGGCAAACAGACACTACAGGCTTGGAAGGATTAGTTACTCGTCAACTGTCACAAGCAAAGACATCATTACAATAAAACTAGAAACAGTTCCTTGCTGACAGTCCTACCTTTGGACCAGCCTTAAATACACAGAGGGAAGCAAACCACTATGACTACATCCAGACCAcaagacacacacaaaccacAGTGCACACCAGGGCTTTGCCTCTGGAAACATCCCAACCAGGGACTGAGCTACAGTGTGTTGCAGCTCCCTAGCAGGCCACACCACCCAGCCTCCCCCTTACGAAAACCAAACCTGGGAAGGTGCGAGTACCCATTCCTCCCCAGCATGAGTCACAAGGTACAGAGTCCAACAGCAGGAACTCAGACAAGGGTAATTCAAATTAACCCTAGACTAAGTAAGGGAAATGTATAGtcaaacacagaataaaaagcttgaactttttagttaattttctgattttttttttaatttatttttttttaggattcaGTTGTCGTAAACATTTAAGTACTCCACAGCTTCGTCCAGAGTGCAGAAGAAGGACCGCAACTAACCTCCACACCCAAGAAATACTGTACCACAAACTGACTGCACGCATTTCTACCAGCCTTCACTTGCCATTTTCTAAAAAGATGGTTCAACCTAATAAGCCCACATTAAGGAATTCCCCACTTATGTCTTAGCCCTAAGACACACAAAGAATTGAAACACGTTAATGAAAAGTCGCAAAAGCCATGTTCAGCTGAAACAGCCTCCCCCATCCTGAACTAATCAAGCCTCAAAATATTAAATGACCCCTTGTTAAGTCACAGTTAAGACTATACCTTTCAAAACAGTGATAGGTAAAGAGCCCCTTAGCATTAGCCACAAAGTTAGGTAAATTCTTTCCAAAATGCCCCACTGTTTAGAGATTCAACTGCCCAGCAGCACATGAATTTTCTTATCTTAAAATTGACTAGTCTACAgttgtatttttgaaagcttccGTTTATACCCTCAGGTTCTCTCATGGACTGCACATGCATCGCCAGAAACAGCATTCTTTTGGACCAAGTAAAGAGCTCTTCTGAAAGCCAGGCAGAACTCAAAATGCTTCCCATTCCAGAAAACCTAATATTGTTGTGCTTTCAGACACGCAGTGTGTTTATTACCATCGGCAATCCTGAATTTGTAGAAGAGAACTTGAAGCTCATGTGAGGTACTCTACTACTTTCACTTGAAGTGAATTTTCTAAAAATGGGAACTCAAGCAGATTTCTCTGCTTGTAACGATTGCCTAGAACTGACTTACAACATTTATAGTTTATCAACTCTGGCTACAGAAATATTGTTTTATACCAGCATGTATTACTGCAGTAATTAGAGGCCACTCTTGAAAAGTGACTCATTCCCAACTTCCTCAGcttgcagaaaagcaagcagaatgTTTCCAACATTTTCCAGGACAAGTTCTAATACAattctattttttcctgaagaggaACACCACCCCTTCAAAGAGCTCCGCTAGCATAAGGTGCTGGACTCCTATACTTGATGCTCCATCATTTTCTACTCCATTAACACCCATGACTCCTCGTTAAGCCCAATCCCTTTGGTAGTGGTACTCTGTTACACAAACAACCTGATCTCTCCCTTAGAGGCAAGGTCTCAGCAAGCAACAGAAACTGAAGGTCTTCTCATTTTTACTGGAAGACCTCAGTTCTAGCAGGCTTGTAAAAATGCAGAGCTTTGCAACAAGTCTTTCACTTCATACAGTCCCAAACGCTCAGCAAGTACAGGGAAAGAGTGCAGTCTACAGTGCTGCTGACTGCACTCCTCCTTTAATGAGTAAGGCTGTActcccacccacagcagcactgaagcaCACAAGGCCCATCTGTGTGGTTAGGTGAACATGCCAACTATCAGCTGTACTCCCACACCACCAGCTCCTGTTCTACAATTGCTTTTCATAGCAGCTCATCAGTGACTACTTCCCAAACCTCAGCAGCTACAAAAAAGCATCATATTAGCAGTATCGCCTGTCCACACCTCTACTGCATTTTCCCTCACTGAAGTGGTTTGCTAGCTGCGCTAGAACCATGCATTGTCATGCCCCAGCGACTGTGCTTACCCTAAGCAGAGACTATACCTTCGAGAATGAATCTCACCCTTACCACGAGACAGATAATCCTTGCCTTACGGTGGTACATATGAGGTTCTGTATCACCTGAAGAGCAAGAGCAGCAAAACAGCATGCCTCATGAAAAGCTAGAGAGCAGACAATACCAGAAAACACTCCCTCCACAGGAATAACAGCTTCTCGTAGCAGAAAGTTGAAAGTTTTAAGGCATTTCATATGAACAGCTACTTGACGTAACACCACCAATGCTGCCGTGCCAATCTAGCTTTCTATACTGCAAGTACTTGCAgtacttcttttaaaagtgaCATGGATGTCAAATGCTGCAGAGTGACATGAGCATGTCTACAAACACTTAAAAACTTTACtaagtttaaataaaacactggcttcttgtattttatacatatagAAGGTTTTATTGGCTTTCTTGGAATGACCTGTGGGAGTATAAACTGTTTACCTGGCTGGGGACAAAGGAGTCATCTCCAGTTCATGAAAAAAACTATCTTCCCCAAAGCATAATGCTTACTTCCAACAAGCAGCAAGGATCAAGTCATACGACACTTCAAATCAAACCTTCTCAGCTCTTTAGCTACCACAGAACAGCTCAGTTACTGTGACCAGCCTTTCCTCCTGACATACAACAGAAAAGGACCCATGGTAAGGACCAACAGCAAGTCAGCTTTGACGCTCAAAGCTGGAGCCAAGCCTTGAAGCTGACACTAGGGGGAAGCTAGAGGCAAACAGCAATAGCCATTAAAAGTGAGTCAAGGATCTCCCGCAGTACTTGTCTGTCAGCTGACTGCTGCTCCCGTTTTAAGATCTACAATGGTCTCGCCATGATGTGAGAACAGGCACGCAGGGGCCCAGAAGCTCACAAGTAGTCTGGTTAAAGCCTTCCTAAACATCCTCGTCTTCTTGCTCCTTATCCTCAGGAAACCTGCGTTTTTAAGCCACCGCTGCCTGCTTCAGCCTCCCTTCCAGTTCAGCCGCCACTGGCGGTGT contains these protein-coding regions:
- the LOC130141687 gene encoding acetoacetyl-CoA synthetase-like, producing the protein MSREPEIMESQVMWEPDTKRNTHMDRFRAAVASSCGLRLANYNDLYQWSVESFSDFWAEFWKYSNIVCSRLYDEVVDTSKSIADVPEWFKGSRLNYAENLLKHKDNDKIALYAASKKKLMAYSCYLPNRIHAVEAMLAAASIGAIWSSASPDFGINGVLDRFSQIQPKLIFSVEAVIYNGKEHNHLEKLLSVVKGLPDVKKVVVIPYVSSREAIDISKIPNSVFLEDFLATGKGDQAPQLEFEQLPFSHPLFIMYSSGTTGAPKCMVHSAGGTLIQHLKEHILHGNMTSNDVLMYYTTQQGYSCL